A window of the Helianthus annuus cultivar XRQ/B chromosome 4, HanXRQr2.0-SUNRISE, whole genome shotgun sequence genome harbors these coding sequences:
- the LOC110928773 gene encoding 12-oxophytodienoate reductase 2, with amino-acid sequence MILYYSQRTSKGGFLIAEAAGVSDISQTSPEMPGIWTKEQVEGWKPIVDAVHAKGGIFFCQLIHVGRVLDTVPNGKSPVSSSNKKLAYQQRSPKKLTTQEIPLVVDDFRVAARNAIEAGFDGVEIHGAHGYLIDQFLKDEINDRTDEYGGSLENRCRFALEVVDAVIGGDKVGIRLFPFANYSESGDSNPEILGLYMAESLNEFKILYCHMVEPRMKSVFEKVDCLESLVPMRKAFKGTFISAGGYGREDGNKAVAENRSDLVAYGRLFLANPDLPKRFELNAPLNKYNRSTFYTRDPVVGYTDYPFLETTI; translated from the exons ATGATCTTATATTATTCACAAAGAACATCCAAAGGCGGGTTTCTTATTGCTGAAGCTGCTGGTGTCTCTGACATTTCCCAAAC GTCTCCGGAGATGCCAGGCATATGGACTAAAGAACAAGTAGAGGGCTGGAAACCTATTGTGGATGCGGTTCATGCAAAAGGAGGAATCTTTTTCTGTCAGCTAATTCATGTTGGAAGGGTTTTAGATACTG TGCCAAACGGGAAATCCCCTGTGTCTTCCTCAAACAAAAAACTAGCATATCAACAACGATCTCCGAAGAAGCTAACAACACAAGAGATTCCGCTTGTTGTTGATGATTTTAGAGTTGCTGCAAGAAATGCAATTGAAGCTG GTTTTGATGGGGTTGAGATTCATGGGGCTCATGGCTATCTAATCGACCAATTTTTGAAAGATGAGATTAATGACAGAACAGACGAATACGGTGGTTCTCTAGAGAACCGTTGCAGATTTGCTCTTGAAGTAGTTGATGCTGTT ATTGGAGGAGATAAAGTTGGCATAAGATTATTCCCATTTGCAAACTACTCCGAATCAGGTGACTCAAATCCGGAAATTTTAGGTCTTTACATGGCTGAATCTTTGAATGAGTTCAAGATTCTTTACTGCCATATGGTGGAACCTAGGATGAAATCAGTATTTGAAAAAGTTGATTGCCTGGAAAGTCTTGTCCCTATGAGAAAAGCATTCAAAGGGACTTTTATTTCTGCTGGTGGGTATGGCAGGGAAGATGGTAACAAAGCTGTGGCTGAAAACAGAAGCGATCTTGTTGCTTATGGTCGTTTGTTTTTGGCTAATCCGGATTTGCCAAAACGATTTGAGCTTAATGCTCCTCTTAACAAGTATAACAGGTCAACCTTTTATACACGCGATCCTGTTGTTGGGTATACAGATTATCCGTTCTTGGAAACCACAATTTAA